A genomic region of Terriglobales bacterium contains the following coding sequences:
- a CDS encoding helix-hairpin-helix domain-containing protein, protein MTASTGISSHSTARKLQDLISVGPAMLRDFELLGIRDVPTLARQNPCHMYKRLCELTGQKHDICCLDVFEAAVAQARDPLLPPEQSVWRYWSRKRKARSGKD, encoded by the coding sequence ATGACTGCGTCAACTGGAATTTCATCCCATTCAACGGCGCGCAAACTGCAGGACCTGATTTCCGTCGGGCCTGCGATGCTCCGAGATTTCGAATTGCTGGGAATCCGCGATGTTCCCACTCTGGCACGACAGAATCCGTGTCATATGTACAAACGTTTGTGTGAGCTCACTGGACAGAAGCATGACATCTGCTGCCTGGACGTGTTCGAGGCAGCGGTGGCGCAGGCGCGCGACCCGCTGCTCCCGCCGGAGCAGTCGGTATGGCGGTACTGGAGCAGGAAACGAAAGGCACGGAGTGGCAAAGACTAG
- a CDS encoding VOC family protein, with amino-acid sequence MKVKKITPVLYVEKIEPCIDFWTSRFGFQKTVEVPDGDRLSFVILEKDNLEIMYQSFASAAKDAPAIAKDIEGGRTFLYMEVDKLEPFISAAKNANVVLPVRTTFYGAKEIGLKDPAGHVIVFAEMGGAAAITSVRRRRAGIRDYGKDAYRSQIVLYEIVYDEVIAKEAKVLKASFFRSLKSAARGDARPDFAPHRCRPEIQSHTSSRGGCGLRPSLASVGRSMRA; translated from the coding sequence ATGAAGGTAAAAAAAATTACACCAGTCCTTTATGTAGAAAAGATCGAGCCTTGCATCGACTTCTGGACTAGCCGCTTCGGTTTTCAAAAGACCGTCGAAGTTCCCGATGGCGATCGCCTGAGCTTCGTGATCTTAGAGAAAGACAACCTGGAAATTATGTATCAGAGCTTCGCTAGCGCCGCGAAAGATGCACCTGCAATCGCCAAAGATATAGAAGGTGGACGGACGTTCCTCTACATGGAAGTCGATAAGCTTGAACCTTTCATCTCCGCGGCGAAGAACGCAAACGTTGTTCTGCCGGTGCGCACGACGTTTTATGGGGCCAAGGAGATCGGTCTCAAAGATCCGGCCGGTCATGTAATCGTCTTCGCGGAAATGGGGGGGGCAGCCGCAATAACGTCGGTACGACGGCGACGGGCTGGAATTCGCGATTACGGTAAGGACGCCTATCGCAGCCAAATCGTCTTGTACGAGATTGTCTACGACGAGGTAATCGCGAAAGAGGCCAAAGTGCTTAAAGCTTCGTTTTTCCGCTCGCTGAAATCAGCAGCTCGCGGAGACGCGCGGCCTGACTTTGCTCCTCATCGGTGTCGACCAGAAATTCAATCCCATACGAGTAGCCGCGGCGGTTGCGGACTTCGGCCTTCACTCGCATCGGTTGGCCGGAGTATGCGGGCGTGA